The following proteins are encoded in a genomic region of Clostridium kluyveri:
- a CDS encoding deoxyguanosinetriphosphate triphosphohydrolase, translated as MNIRQKIEDKEKLMLIKEAALSSNSKGRKINEEKDNIRTDYMIDRDRIIHSKSFRRLKHKTQVYIKTQGDHYRTRLTHTLEVNQIGKSIGKGIGLNEDLIEAIAMGHDIGHVAFAHSGEELLNKLLPRGFNHSENSVRVLTKIEKLGLGLNLTEEVLDGILNHSGFSNKSKAMTLEGQVVRYSDKIAYINHDIDDSIRAGLLENEQIPSYSVKILGNTNSERIDTLVKDCIYTTIENIEKGVREVSLSEEVFEALNILREFMFEKIYRGNILEDERNKAKFVLEQVFNYFLKNPDKMPEFYVSIVENEGLYRGVSDYIAGMSDDYCIMQFNNIYMPKFVIY; from the coding sequence ATGAATATAAGACAAAAGATAGAAGATAAAGAAAAGTTGATGTTAATAAAAGAAGCTGCTCTTTCTTCTAACAGCAAGGGAAGAAAGATAAATGAAGAAAAAGACAATATTAGAACTGATTATATGATAGATAGAGATAGAATAATACATAGTAAGTCTTTTAGGAGACTTAAACATAAAACTCAGGTATATATAAAAACTCAAGGGGATCATTATAGAACCAGGCTTACCCATACATTGGAAGTAAATCAAATAGGTAAAAGCATAGGAAAAGGTATAGGATTAAATGAAGATCTAATAGAAGCCATAGCAATGGGACATGATATAGGTCATGTAGCTTTTGCCCACAGCGGAGAAGAATTATTAAATAAACTTTTGCCTAGAGGATTTAATCACAGTGAAAATAGTGTACGTGTACTTACAAAAATAGAAAAACTAGGTTTAGGATTGAACTTAACTGAAGAAGTTTTAGATGGAATATTAAATCACAGTGGCTTTTCAAATAAGTCAAAAGCTATGACATTAGAGGGACAGGTAGTTAGGTATAGTGATAAAATAGCCTATATAAATCATGATATAGATGATTCTATAAGAGCAGGACTGTTAGAAAATGAACAGATTCCTTCATATTCAGTAAAAATACTAGGAAATACTAATAGTGAAAGAATAGATACACTTGTGAAAGATTGCATTTACACTACTATAGAAAACATTGAAAAAGGAGTGAGAGAGGTATCTCTAAGTGAGGAAGTATTTGAAGCCTTAAACATACTAAGAGAATTTATGTTTGAAAAAATCTATAGAGGTAATATACTTGAGGATGAAAGAAATAAAGCTAAATTTGTACTAGAACAAGTATTTAATTATTTTTTAAAGAATCCAGATAAAATGCCTGAATTTTATGTAAGCATTGTTGAGAATGAAGGACTTTATAGGGGAGTATCAGATTATATAGCTGGTATGAGTGACGACTATTGTATTATGCAGTTTAATAACATATATATGCCTAAATTTGTTATATATTGA